The Phycisphaeraceae bacterium genome has a window encoding:
- a CDS encoding ParB/RepB/Spo0J family partition protein — protein sequence MTMPGHVIQQVPTNKPVSPGNVRARLDEEEQVSLAQSIAQNGILVPLLGHYEGDAIIVDDGHRRLDAARRAGLATVPMLIAEKAPSPAERVTLQLLANTQRQGLKVTEHARALHELMQATGWSAAEVSLRLGRPSPGTISKLLSLLVLPRDVQDQIDAGRIPMSSAYQIVTVPDAAERQRLIQAVLEGRLTRDRLVAETKAVRAGRPVPRTSTRQRVARERVVIRLGEGRSVAVSAPTLSVDSVITWFMDLAEQLRDAGADGRPLAEVARSISGNGK from the coding sequence ATGACCATGCCGGGACACGTCATACAACAGGTTCCGACGAACAAGCCTGTGTCGCCCGGCAACGTGCGGGCGCGGCTCGACGAGGAAGAGCAGGTATCCCTGGCACAGAGCATCGCGCAGAACGGCATCCTCGTGCCGCTGCTCGGCCATTACGAAGGCGACGCCATCATCGTGGACGACGGGCACCGCCGGCTCGATGCTGCGCGGCGCGCCGGCCTTGCGACCGTGCCGATGCTGATTGCCGAGAAGGCCCCGTCGCCGGCGGAGCGTGTGACGCTGCAACTCCTGGCGAACACCCAGCGCCAGGGCCTGAAAGTCACGGAGCATGCCCGCGCGCTGCACGAGCTGATGCAGGCGACGGGCTGGTCGGCGGCGGAGGTGTCGCTGCGCTTGGGTCGTCCGTCCCCCGGCACGATCTCGAAGTTACTCTCGCTGCTCGTGCTGCCGCGCGATGTGCAGGACCAGATCGACGCGGGGCGCATTCCGATGAGCAGCGCTTACCAGATCGTCACCGTGCCGGATGCGGCGGAGCGGCAGCGGCTTATCCAGGCGGTGCTCGAAGGCCGGCTGACGCGCGACCGCCTGGTCGCGGAGACGAAGGCCGTCAGAGCGGGCCGGCCCGTTCCTCGAACGAGCACGCGGCAACGGGTTGCGCGCGAGCGCGTCGTCATCCGGCTGGGCGAGGGGCGTTCAGTCGCCGTGTCGGCACCGACGCTCAGTGTTGATTCGGTCATCACCTGGTTCATGGACCTTGCCGAGCAGCTCCGGGACGCCGGCGCCGACGGTCGGCCGCTGGCGGAAGTCGCCAGGAGCATCTCGGGCAACGGCAAGTAG
- a CDS encoding recombinase family protein has translation MKRFVALARVSSREQEREGFSLAVQEDALRRYAASAGGEIVRLFRIAETASKSDERKTFRELIAYAKKHAEELDGLLFYKVDRAARNLFDYVELERLESEYGLAFISVSQPTENNPAGRMMRRTLANMASFYTEQQSLDVKEGLARRVQEGWFVGRAPYGYRNIRRDGRCISEVDPPAAENVKRIFHLYAYEPLTLDALRDRLHVEGLTYRPEAPKFTRSKLHAMLTDRSYIGEIPFKGQWYPGRQQPLIDRATWARVKALLGGHVYHTHQMTYAGDRIACAHCGRAVTGERKTKQTKSGERHYVYYRCSGYTAPGHPRVRVTEAELDRQVLALFGRMKVEDPEVRDWFRLVLASQTRDAQRDSRAQREELTRQASLLVNQQDRLLNLRLADDVDQETFARKHTELRDRLASIKLQLDVLDRSHDETAELASKAFELSQTLQEQWVTADYATRRRLLEIVCLNCRLDGATLVFTTRKPFDVLAEGLELSKSRGERI, from the coding sequence ATGAAGCGGTTCGTCGCCCTGGCACGGGTCAGCAGTCGGGAACAGGAACGGGAGGGCTTCTCGCTCGCGGTCCAAGAGGACGCGCTCCGGCGGTACGCCGCCTCCGCCGGCGGCGAGATTGTTCGGCTCTTCCGCATCGCCGAGACGGCGAGCAAGAGCGACGAGCGCAAGACTTTCCGCGAGCTCATCGCCTACGCCAAGAAGCACGCGGAGGAACTCGACGGGCTGCTCTTCTACAAGGTCGATCGCGCCGCCCGCAACCTCTTCGACTACGTGGAGCTTGAGCGCCTGGAGAGCGAGTACGGCCTCGCCTTCATCTCCGTCTCGCAGCCGACGGAGAACAACCCCGCCGGCCGCATGATGCGGCGGACGCTCGCCAACATGGCGAGCTTCTACACCGAGCAGCAGTCCCTCGACGTGAAGGAGGGCCTCGCCCGGCGGGTTCAGGAAGGCTGGTTCGTCGGCAGGGCGCCCTACGGCTACAGGAACATCCGCCGGGACGGGCGCTGCATCTCGGAGGTCGATCCGCCGGCGGCGGAGAACGTCAAGCGCATCTTCCACCTCTACGCCTACGAGCCGCTCACGCTCGATGCGCTCCGCGACCGGCTGCACGTCGAGGGGCTGACCTACCGGCCGGAAGCGCCGAAGTTCACCCGCAGCAAGCTGCACGCGATGCTGACGGACCGCTCGTACATCGGGGAAATCCCGTTCAAGGGGCAGTGGTATCCGGGCCGGCAGCAGCCGCTCATCGACCGTGCTACGTGGGCCCGCGTGAAGGCCCTGCTCGGCGGCCACGTCTACCACACCCACCAGATGACCTACGCCGGCGACCGCATCGCCTGCGCCCACTGCGGCCGCGCCGTCACCGGCGAGCGCAAGACGAAGCAGACGAAGTCAGGGGAGCGGCACTACGTCTACTACCGGTGCAGCGGCTACACCGCGCCCGGGCATCCGCGCGTGCGGGTGACGGAAGCGGAACTGGACCGGCAGGTGCTCGCGCTCTTCGGCCGCATGAAGGTGGAGGACCCGGAAGTCCGCGACTGGTTCCGCCTTGTCCTGGCCTCACAGACGCGGGACGCGCAGCGGGACTCACGCGCCCAGCGGGAGGAACTGACGCGGCAGGCGTCCCTGCTCGTCAATCAGCAGGATCGGCTGCTCAACCTGCGGCTGGCCGACGACGTGGACCAGGAGACCTTCGCCCGCAAGCACACGGAACTCCGCGACCGGCTGGCGTCGATCAAGCTCCAGCTCGACGTGCTGGACCGCTCGCACGACGAGACGGCGGAACTGGCGTCGAAGGCGTTTGAACTCTCGCAAACCCTGCAAGAACAGTGGGTTACGGCCGACTACGCCACCAGGCGCCGGCTGCTCGAAATCGTCTGTTTGAACTGCCGGCTGGACGGCGCAACCCTCGTGTTTACAACGAGAAAGCCCTTCGACGTGCTCGCCGAAGGGCTTGAACTCTCGAAAAGTCGGGGTGAGAGGATTTGA
- a CDS encoding WGR domain-containing protein has product MLELLTIALEAHSDQLNHHRRYELAVGQDLLGDWVVTVRYGRVGQPLRELRFASSDAEKARAILHDRFRRRLSAPRRIGCAYRLVGFTAEHGSEPGRWVPSTLLAKMLS; this is encoded by the coding sequence GTGCTCGAACTTCTGACGATCGCCCTTGAGGCGCACAGCGATCAACTCAACCATCACCGGCGGTACGAACTCGCCGTCGGCCAGGACCTGCTCGGCGACTGGGTCGTGACCGTCCGCTACGGCCGGGTGGGGCAACCCCTCCGGGAGCTTCGGTTCGCCAGCTCGGATGCGGAGAAAGCTCGCGCCATTCTGCACGATCGGTTTCGGCGGCGGCTTTCGGCACCGCGGCGGATCGGGTGTGCGTACCGGTTGGTCGGGTTCACCGCGGAGCATGGGTCGGAGCCGGGCAGGTGGGTTCCGAGCACCCTGTTGGCAAAGATGCTCTCGTGA
- a CDS encoding DUF1232 domain-containing protein, whose product MRKIAIVLGCLLYVVSPIDLAPDFLPVLGQLDDLGVIALTVQTLLRKEERAGRA is encoded by the coding sequence ATGCGCAAGATCGCCATCGTGCTTGGCTGTCTGTTGTACGTCGTATCCCCGATCGATCTGGCACCGGATTTTCTGCCGGTGCTGGGACAACTGGATGACCTCGGCGTCATTGCCCTCACCGTGCAGACGCTGCTTCGGAAGGAAGAGAGAGCAGGGAGAGCATGA
- a CDS encoding thioredoxin family protein, with amino-acid sequence MMKTATFYHAGCPICVDAERQLATSLDPSKFKVEVVHLGQSKARISEAERAGVKSVPALVIEGKPFHINFGASLADLKK; translated from the coding sequence ATCATGAAAACCGCCACCTTCTATCACGCCGGATGCCCCATCTGCGTGGACGCGGAGCGCCAGCTGGCGACTTCGCTCGATCCATCGAAGTTCAAGGTCGAAGTCGTTCACCTGGGCCAGTCGAAGGCCCGCATCAGCGAGGCGGAGCGCGCCGGGGTGAAGTCGGTGCCTGCGCTGGTGATCGAGGGCAAGCCGTTTCACATCAACTTCGGCGCCTCACTGGCTGACCTGAAGAAGTGA
- a CDS encoding TraM recognition domain-containing protein, with protein sequence MLGLFRKRRPAVRGPSDLLALPLLHWSRDDAWTLRDAVEGALILGATGSGKTSGSGRLLARTMLTCGFGGLVLTAKADERALWEGYCRETKRLDDLVVFGPGEPHRFNFLDHEMTRKGSGAGLTENVVNLLSTVLEVAERQSAGGGGRDDEGYWKRALRQLCRNVVDLLALGRGRIAVPDLYRVVVSAPASPEQVCSDGWKAGSECFRWLSEADKRDKTPRERADFEIVADYWLREFPSLSDKTRSVIVSTFTSLVDVLNRGMLRELFCGETTITPEAVQDGRIILIDLPVKEFGEVGQFAQVLWKYAFQRCIERRSVQANPRPVFLWADEAQHFLTSYDFQFQATCRSAWVATVLLSQNYSNFVAALGGSEKGRVETDSLLANLNTKVFHGNSDPVTNEWASRLIGRTLQCRASGNHSHAADDQVSALLGLDWARENGTTSGGFSEVMEAEVEPREFTRLRTGGPPKWIVDGIVFQNGRVFNASGRSWLPVQFNQKT encoded by the coding sequence ATGCTCGGACTCTTCAGGAAACGCAGGCCCGCCGTGCGCGGGCCCTCCGACCTGCTGGCGCTCCCGCTGCTGCACTGGTCGCGGGACGACGCCTGGACGCTGCGCGACGCGGTGGAAGGCGCACTCATCCTCGGCGCGACCGGCTCGGGCAAGACGAGCGGCTCCGGCCGGCTGCTCGCCCGCACGATGCTAACGTGCGGTTTCGGCGGTCTGGTGCTTACCGCCAAGGCGGACGAGCGCGCCCTGTGGGAGGGCTACTGCCGGGAGACGAAGCGGCTCGACGACCTGGTCGTCTTCGGCCCGGGCGAGCCGCATCGCTTCAACTTCCTCGACCACGAGATGACCCGCAAAGGCAGCGGCGCGGGATTGACCGAGAATGTGGTCAACTTGCTCTCAACAGTGCTGGAAGTGGCGGAGCGGCAGTCGGCTGGCGGCGGCGGGCGGGATGACGAAGGATACTGGAAGCGTGCCCTGCGCCAGCTCTGCCGCAACGTCGTGGACCTCCTGGCCCTGGGTAGGGGTCGCATCGCGGTGCCGGACCTCTACCGCGTGGTCGTTTCCGCGCCCGCGTCGCCGGAACAGGTCTGCTCGGACGGATGGAAGGCTGGTTCCGAGTGCTTTCGCTGGCTCTCGGAGGCAGACAAACGCGACAAGACACCGCGCGAGCGGGCGGATTTCGAGATCGTCGCCGACTACTGGCTGCGCGAGTTCCCTTCCCTCAGTGACAAGACGCGCAGCGTCATCGTCTCGACCTTCACATCGCTCGTGGACGTGCTGAACCGGGGAATGCTGCGGGAGCTCTTCTGCGGCGAGACGACCATCACGCCGGAAGCCGTGCAGGACGGCAGGATCATCCTCATCGACCTGCCGGTCAAGGAGTTCGGGGAGGTCGGGCAGTTCGCGCAGGTGCTGTGGAAGTATGCCTTCCAGCGCTGCATCGAACGGCGCAGTGTGCAGGCGAATCCCCGACCGGTGTTCCTGTGGGCGGATGAAGCGCAGCACTTCCTCACCAGCTACGACTTCCAGTTCCAGGCGACGTGCCGGTCGGCATGGGTGGCAACGGTGCTGCTCAGCCAGAACTACAGCAACTTCGTGGCCGCTCTCGGCGGCAGCGAGAAGGGCCGCGTCGAGACCGACTCGCTGCTGGCCAACCTCAATACGAAGGTCTTTCACGGCAACAGTGACCCGGTGACGAACGAGTGGGCCTCGCGGCTCATCGGCCGCACGTTGCAGTGCAGGGCAAGCGGCAATCACTCGCACGCCGCGGACGACCAGGTGAGTGCTCTGCTCGGGCTTGATTGGGCGCGGGAGAACGGCACGACGAGCGGCGGCTTCTCTGAGGTCATGGAGGCGGAGGTCGAACCGCGCGAGTTCACGCGGCTGCGAACGGGCGGGCCTCCGAAGTGGATCGTGGACGGCATCGTGTTTCAGAACGGACGGGTGTTCAACGCATCGGGTCGAAGCTGGCTCCCGGTGCAGTTCAACCAGAAGACTTGA
- a CDS encoding winged helix-turn-helix transcriptional regulator: MSGPTRTEPVLADEAATRLAAGLARLSMAMRHHAWAERGRDGLTPTQSQILALLAVRDGQGRTMTQLARDMAVTPPTVSDAVAALERKKLVTRTRSEVDGRRVEVRLSRRGARRAAASTLWPEALLRAIDAMDEMERATLTRAVVKMIHALQEAGHIPVARLCVTCRFFRPNVHPGERRPHHCAYVDAPLGDGDLRLDCPEHDVAAPPERERLWMLFIEGRPVVGASPASGASPSPDFRSQAS, encoded by the coding sequence ATGTCCGGACCAACTCGAACCGAGCCGGTTCTGGCGGATGAAGCGGCGACGAGACTCGCCGCCGGGCTGGCCCGGCTGAGCATGGCCATGCGGCACCACGCCTGGGCCGAGCGCGGGCGCGACGGGTTGACGCCCACGCAGTCGCAGATCCTCGCCCTGCTCGCGGTGCGGGACGGCCAGGGCCGGACCATGACGCAACTGGCCCGGGACATGGCGGTGACGCCGCCCACCGTGAGCGACGCCGTCGCCGCCCTGGAGCGCAAGAAGCTGGTGACGCGGACCCGGTCCGAGGTGGATGGCCGCCGGGTGGAGGTGCGTCTGTCGCGTCGCGGCGCACGGCGTGCCGCCGCCTCGACGCTGTGGCCCGAGGCGCTGCTGCGAGCCATCGACGCCATGGACGAGATGGAGCGGGCCACGCTCACACGCGCGGTGGTGAAGATGATTCACGCGCTGCAGGAAGCCGGTCACATTCCCGTGGCGCGGCTGTGCGTCACGTGCCGCTTCTTCCGGCCCAACGTCCATCCGGGGGAGCGGCGCCCGCACCACTGCGCCTACGTGGATGCGCCGCTTGGAGACGGCGACCTGCGGCTGGATTGTCCGGAGCACGACGTCGCCGCGCCGCCCGAGCGCGAGCGTCTGTGGATGCTGTTTATCGAGGGTCGGCCCGTCGTCGGGGCGTCTCCGGCGTCGGGCGCCTCGCCTTCACCCGATTTCAGGAGCCAGGCATCATGA
- a CDS encoding recombinase family protein — MSGKGQRIGYIRVSTLDQNAERQLDGVQLDRLFTDHASGKDTERPQLKALLAYAREGDTVVVHSMDRLARNVDDLRRMVQEQTRRGVRVQFIKENLLFTGEDSPMANLMLTVLGAVGQFERELIRERQREGIALAKQRGVYRGRKRALSPERIAELRARAAGGEKKARLAREFGISRETLYQYLRESSATEAACSNF, encoded by the coding sequence GTGTCGGGGAAGGGGCAACGGATCGGGTACATTCGGGTCAGTACGCTTGATCAGAACGCGGAGCGGCAGCTCGATGGCGTCCAACTCGACCGCCTGTTCACCGACCACGCTTCCGGGAAGGATACAGAGCGGCCGCAACTCAAGGCGCTGCTCGCCTACGCCCGCGAGGGCGACACGGTCGTCGTTCACAGCATGGACCGCCTGGCCCGCAACGTGGACGACCTGCGCCGCATGGTGCAGGAGCAGACCCGCCGCGGCGTCCGCGTCCAGTTCATCAAGGAGAACCTGCTCTTCACCGGCGAGGATTCGCCCATGGCCAACCTGATGCTCACCGTCCTCGGCGCGGTAGGTCAGTTTGAGCGCGAACTTATCCGGGAGCGGCAGCGCGAGGGTATCGCACTGGCCAAGCAGCGCGGCGTGTACCGCGGCCGCAAGCGGGCGCTGTCGCCGGAACGCATCGCGGAATTGCGAGCCCGCGCCGCCGGCGGCGAGAAGAAGGCACGTCTCGCCCGTGAGTTCGGCATCAGCCGCGAGACGCTCTACCAGTACCTGCGGGAATCATCGGCGACGGAGGCGGCGTGCTCGAACTTCTGA
- a CDS encoding J domain-containing protein, which yields MDVVFIVAAVLSGLWSAWRSRGNARTEFASSATLRAYMSPAVARREVIRYLTARGCTLVNSVGECDGFRRGEDGLRRLRGPGSGPWYALPVIVAAVCYESEGRLVLHMRFSLAPFVSVSSSGTRYFLERAGAEFAQVASYVEQFASEYAQRRREHKRRRRPNHRWYPGDEEEAHAQESPASPDPTDDDLGVLGLKRGASWDDVQRAYRDACRKYHPDGLNGKNVEPHLVELAVQRFKEVTVAYQRLRDRMARQHQT from the coding sequence ATGGACGTGGTCTTCATCGTTGCGGCGGTGCTGAGCGGCCTGTGGTCGGCTTGGCGGAGCCGTGGGAATGCCAGGACAGAGTTCGCGTCGAGCGCGACGTTGCGGGCGTACATGTCGCCGGCTGTCGCCCGACGCGAGGTCATCCGCTATCTGACTGCACGTGGCTGCACGCTTGTCAACAGCGTCGGAGAGTGCGACGGATTCCGCCGTGGCGAGGACGGTCTTCGGCGTCTTCGCGGCCCCGGCAGCGGGCCGTGGTATGCGCTGCCGGTCATCGTGGCGGCGGTGTGCTACGAGAGCGAGGGGCGGCTCGTGCTCCACATGCGGTTCAGCCTCGCCCCCTTTGTTTCCGTTTCGTCGTCCGGGACGCGGTATTTCCTGGAACGAGCGGGGGCTGAGTTCGCCCAGGTGGCGAGCTACGTGGAGCAGTTTGCGAGCGAATACGCACAGCGGCGTCGAGAGCATAAGCGCCGGCGTCGCCCGAACCATCGCTGGTATCCGGGCGACGAAGAGGAAGCGCACGCGCAGGAATCGCCGGCGTCGCCCGACCCGACCGACGACGATCTCGGCGTGCTCGGCCTGAAGCGCGGCGCTTCATGGGACGACGTGCAGCGCGCCTATCGCGACGCCTGCCGCAAGTACCACCCCGACGGCTTGAATGGGAAGAACGTCGAGCCGCACCTGGTCGAGCTAGCGGTGCAGCGTTTCAAGGAAGTGACCGTCGCCTACCAGCGCCTGCGCGACCGCATGGCGCGGCAGCACCAGACCTGA
- a CDS encoding relaxase domain-containing protein, producing MLRIIQNNSPDRARSYYSTADYYVEGQELVGVWKGKGAARLGLCGNVGREEWDALCDNRDPQSGEALTPRTKRDRRVGYDFNFHVPKSVSILYGLTRDERILDAFRESVEATMEDIEAEMQARVRAGGRNEDRATGNMVWGEFVHFTARPVEGVPDPHLHAHCFVFNTTWDDTESRWKAGQFAGLKRDAPFFEAVFHSRLARRLEELGLPTQRTKQGWELAGVPLSAIGKFSRRTALIEEQAREKGVTDPEAKDRLGAKTREKKQKDLALDELRSEWVSRMTSDELAALEGVKGRLGMDSLPEDGRAAREAALHAVGHCFERSAVVPERKILTEAMKRAVGKASPASVMRGLSVENLVVAERNGRRLATTRSVLEEETRMLAFARSGRGACRPLGAAGYALKRDWLNADQRRAVRHVLDSNDRVILVRGAAGTGKTTMMKEAVEGIEAAGKRVFVFAPSADASRGVLRDVEGFAEADTVARLLVDERLQARVAGQVIWIDEAGLLGSRMMGRVFDLADRLGARVVLSGDRRQHGSVERGAALRLLEEEAGLVPAEIREIQRQRGDYREAVRALSEGRTQDGFRELDRLGWVREVGETERYKALAEDYVRTVEEGKTGLVVSPTHLEGEWITDEIRARLKQAGKLGEGEQTFLALESANLTGAEKADALNYAPGDVLVYHQNAKGHRKGERVIVGDDPLPLDQAERFQVYRPSVLPIAPGDVLRITRNGTTADGRHRLNNGSLYAVRGFDAEGNIVLANGWTVSKDYAHLAHGYVVTSHASQGKTVDRVFIGQSSDSLPATSREQFYVSVSRARERATVYTDDKEALLEAVSRSDDRLTATEFIAGRDQRDRAATLQRLERLAAMYDAGRAMHLEQERLIHER from the coding sequence ATGCTTCGCATCATCCAGAACAACTCGCCCGACCGAGCCAGAAGCTACTACTCCACCGCCGACTACTACGTGGAGGGCCAAGAGCTCGTCGGCGTCTGGAAAGGCAAAGGGGCAGCGCGGCTAGGGCTGTGCGGCAACGTCGGCCGCGAAGAGTGGGACGCCCTCTGCGACAATCGTGACCCACAGAGCGGAGAGGCACTAACACCCCGGACGAAGCGCGACCGCCGCGTCGGCTATGACTTCAACTTCCACGTGCCGAAGTCCGTGTCGATTCTCTACGGCCTCACGCGCGACGAGCGTATTCTCGATGCGTTCCGGGAGTCGGTTGAAGCCACGATGGAGGACATCGAGGCGGAAATGCAGGCGCGCGTGCGTGCCGGCGGTCGGAATGAGGACCGTGCGACCGGCAACATGGTCTGGGGCGAGTTTGTGCATTTCACGGCGCGCCCGGTCGAGGGTGTTCCCGACCCCCACCTGCACGCACACTGCTTCGTGTTCAACACCACCTGGGACGATACGGAATCCCGCTGGAAGGCGGGGCAGTTCGCGGGGCTGAAACGCGACGCGCCGTTCTTCGAGGCGGTGTTCCATTCTCGACTCGCGCGGCGGCTCGAAGAGTTGGGTCTGCCGACGCAGCGCACGAAGCAGGGCTGGGAACTGGCGGGCGTGCCGCTGTCGGCGATTGGGAAGTTCTCGCGGCGCACGGCGCTCATCGAGGAACAGGCCCGCGAGAAGGGCGTCACGGACCCGGAGGCAAAGGACAGGCTGGGTGCGAAGACGCGGGAGAAGAAGCAGAAGGACCTGGCGCTGGATGAACTGAGAAGCGAGTGGGTGTCGCGAATGACGTCCGACGAGCTGGCCGCGCTTGAAGGGGTGAAGGGCCGGCTCGGCATGGACAGTCTGCCGGAAGACGGGCGTGCGGCCCGTGAGGCGGCGCTGCACGCCGTCGGCCACTGTTTCGAGCGCAGCGCCGTCGTACCGGAGCGGAAGATACTCACGGAGGCCATGAAGCGAGCCGTGGGCAAGGCGTCACCAGCATCGGTGATGCGCGGCCTTTCGGTGGAGAACCTGGTGGTGGCGGAGCGCAATGGCCGGCGGCTCGCCACCACTCGAAGCGTCCTGGAAGAGGAGACCCGGATGTTGGCCTTTGCCCGCAGCGGGCGCGGAGCATGCCGCCCGCTCGGGGCCGCCGGCTACGCGCTCAAGCGCGACTGGCTGAATGCCGACCAGCGACGCGCGGTGCGGCACGTGCTGGACTCGAACGACCGCGTCATCCTAGTTCGCGGCGCCGCCGGCACTGGCAAGACGACGATGATGAAGGAGGCGGTCGAAGGTATCGAAGCGGCCGGGAAGAGGGTGTTCGTCTTCGCGCCATCAGCCGACGCGAGCCGTGGCGTGCTGCGCGACGTGGAGGGCTTCGCCGAGGCCGACACCGTGGCGCGGTTGCTGGTAGACGAGCGATTGCAGGCGCGGGTGGCCGGGCAGGTGATCTGGATTGACGAGGCTGGGCTTCTCGGCTCGCGGATGATGGGCCGGGTGTTCGACCTGGCCGACCGGCTGGGTGCCCGAGTCGTCCTTTCCGGTGACCGGCGGCAGCACGGCTCCGTAGAACGCGGGGCGGCGCTGCGGCTGCTCGAAGAGGAAGCCGGGCTGGTGCCAGCCGAGATACGTGAGATTCAGCGGCAGCGCGGCGACTACCGGGAAGCCGTGCGGGCGCTCTCCGAAGGCCGGACGCAGGACGGCTTCCGCGAGCTCGACCGGCTGGGCTGGGTACGCGAGGTCGGCGAGACGGAGCGTTACAAGGCGCTGGCTGAGGACTACGTGCGGACCGTGGAAGAGGGGAAGACAGGGCTTGTCGTCTCGCCGACGCACCTGGAGGGCGAGTGGATTACCGACGAAATCCGTGCCCGCCTCAAGCAGGCGGGAAAGCTGGGGGAGGGGGAACAGACCTTCCTGGCGTTGGAAAGCGCCAACCTGACCGGAGCGGAGAAAGCCGACGCGCTCAACTACGCGCCGGGCGACGTACTGGTCTACCACCAGAATGCCAAGGGGCATCGCAAAGGTGAGCGGGTCATTGTCGGCGACGATCCGCTGCCGCTCGACCAGGCAGAGCGCTTTCAGGTCTACCGGCCGTCGGTGCTGCCCATCGCCCCCGGCGACGTGCTGCGCATCACGCGCAACGGGACCACGGCCGACGGGCGGCACCGGCTCAACAACGGCTCGCTCTACGCGGTGCGCGGCTTCGACGCCGAAGGGAACATCGTGCTGGCCAACGGCTGGACCGTGTCGAAGGACTACGCCCACCTGGCGCACGGCTACGTCGTGACCAGCCATGCCTCCCAGGGCAAGACCGTGGACCGCGTGTTCATCGGTCAGTCGTCCGACTCACTGCCGGCTACGTCGCGCGAGCAGTTCTATGTCAGTGTCAGTCGTGCCCGTGAACGCGCGACCGTCTACACCGACGACAAGGAAGCGTTGCTGGAGGCGGTGAGCCGGTCCGACGACCGGCTGACGGCGACGGAGTTCATCGCGGGCCGTGACCAGCGTGACCGGGCAGCCACGCTTCAACGGCTGGAGCGCCTGGCGGCGATGTACGACGCCGGTCGGGCCATGCACCTTGAACAGGAGCGATTGATCCATGAGCGATAG